The Plasmodium knowlesi strain H genome assembly, chromosome: 14 region TCAGCCGCTTTTACAACACTTGTCAGGGAGGAACCAAAATAAGGAAGTTTTAAATTATGTGAACTGTGCGCCAAACTTGTAATGGGGCATAACCACCAATTTGACGTATGGCTAgctagggaaaaaaaaaaaaaaaaaaaaaaaaaaaaaaaaactagaaTTGAACAAAATTGGTACCAAtttgtatgaacaagtcaggtgtttttttttttttttttttttttttttttttttctcttcctgttTGCCATCTGTGTTGATTTTGTGCCCCTATCCAAATTTTCTAATAAGGAAATATGAGACCCTTCTTTGATTCCGACATTGTGGTGAACTTTACCCTTTCAGAAGAAGCAAtacaaaatgagaagaaaattattgaaAGCAATCGGCGCGTTTTGCGGGAGTGCCAGAAGGAGAAACTCATAAATGAGACGAAAAAGAACTGGGATAAGTTTTACCATCATTACAaaacgaatttttttaaagatagGAAGTGGATAAGAATCGAGTTCGACCACATCTTCAGGGGAGAGACTTCCATAAATGAAGAGCAGACGGGGGATGCCATACAAGACGGTGGGGAAGGCGCAACACAAGTGGGGAGTagtaaggagaagaagcttGTATTGGAAATTGGATGCGGGGTCGGAAATACGCTAATACCTCTACTAATGCAGTACGAACATTTAAACTGCATCGGGATAGACTTTTCGAAAAATGCAATAAATCTGTTGAATGAAAAGTGGAACCGGGTGATTAGTTTGAATGAGCAGTTGAAGGATGCTGCGGGAGAAGAGGCAGACCACGGAGTCGGCAACGAGGTGGGGGAAATGGAGAACGTGCAGACAAATGCCCTTGAAGTGACTGAGAATGAGGAAAACTCCCAAGAGGAAGACGCCAGCTCCGATATTTTCGAACTGAGacgttataaaaaaatgggaaatttaataaaaacgTGCGTAGTGGACATAACATCGCCTGAGGTATCTTCCACCGAGGTGTGTGACGTAGGGACGGTGGATATCGTTCTGCTCATTTACGTTTTATCCTCAGTACAACcggagaaaatgaagaatgttATTTACCATGCGTACAGGTATTTAAAAAGAGGAGGCTACGTTTTGTTACGCGATTATGGACTGTACGATTTGGCACAAGTGAGATTTGccaacaagaaggaaaaaaaaatgtctgaAAATTTTTACGTTCGGGGGGATAAAACCTTTGTGTACTTTTTCAAAACGGAAGAGCTTCGAACCCTTTTTTGCGAAAATGGCTTTTTCGAGGAAGTGCAAAATGGGTACATCACTAGGATCGTTAAGAATAGGAAACGAAATTTGGAGATGAAGCGAATTTGGGTGCAGTCTATTTTTAGGAAGTGCTAGGAGGGGGGTTGgcgatataaaaaaatgtgcagttGAAATAGAGAAAGGGGGGGTCctctttgcatttttttttttttttttcttttttttttccgttatcTTGTTTGTGAATAGTTCCGTATGCACACTCCTAACGTGTCCCTTTTACACTgcagggaaaaggaagaaagatcCCACGCGTAGAGACATACATGAAATATACCCCATTTTCTACAGCGtgcgggaaaaaataagtggCCTTCAAAATGGACGTTGGTTTAAAGCGTGAGGGGAATGTCGTCCAACAGATTGGATTGTAGTGTTC contains the following coding sequences:
- a CDS encoding methyltransferase, putative yields the protein MRPFFDSDIVVNFTLSEEAIQNEKKIIESNRRVLRECQKEKLINETKKNWDKFYHHYKTNFFKDRKWIRIEFDHIFRGETSINEEQTGDAIQDGGEGATQVGSSKEKKLVLEIGCGVGNTLIPLLMQYEHLNCIGIDFSKNAINLLNEKWNRVISLNEQLKDAAGEEADHGVGNEVGEMENVQTNALEVTENEENSQEEDASSDIFELRRYKKMGNLIKTCVVDITSPEVSSTEVCDVGTVDIVLLIYVLSSVQPEKMKNVIYHAYRYLKRGGYVLLRDYGLYDLAQVRFANKKEKKMSENFYVRGDKTFVYFFKTEELRTLFCENGFFEEVQNGYITRIVKNRKRNLEMKRIWVQSIFRKC